The DNA sequence TATGCCGCGCTGCAGTTCCACTGGGTCGAGCTCGAACGCGTGGTGCGCATCGAGGGCCGCGTCGAGAAGGTCAGCGAGGCCGAGTCCGACGCCTACTACCGCTCCCGCCCGCTCGATTCGCGCCTGGGCGCCTGGGCCTCGCCGCAGAGCGAGGTGATCCCCTCGCGTGCGGTGCTGGTGGCCAACGCCGCGAAGTACGGCGCGAAGTTCGGCCTCAACCCGCCCCGCCCGCCGCACTGGGGCGGCTTCCGGCTGGTGCCGGACTGCTGGGAGTTCTGGCAGGGCCGCAAGTCGCGCCTGCACGACCGGCTGCGCTACCGGCTGCAGGACGGCCGCTGGATACGCGAACGCCTGGCCCCCTGAGCCCGCGGCCGGACGGCGAGCGCCCCGTCGCCCGGCATGCGGTCAATGCTGGTGGCGCATGCCGCAGTGCTTGCCGATCGCCAGCCCCTTGCAGGCCGCCTGCAGCTGCTGCTGGCAATCCTCCTCGGAGCGTCCCGACTCGAGGCAGCGCGCCGCCGCCTCGTGCGCGGCGGCCATGGCGCGGTGGCGCTTGATGTCCTTGCGCACATGCTCCGACACCGTCGCCCCGGCCTTGTCGGAATGCGCCGCCACCGGCATCGCGAGCGCCAGCGCCGCGCACCCCAGCGCGACCCACGTCTTCTTCATTCTTCTTCTCTCCACGTTCAAGGTTCCATCGACGCGGCCCCGGCAGGCGCCGGACGCCACGGCATCCAGCCTAGCAAGCCTGTCAAGACCGGCGCCCCTGGACGACGACCGGAACGGGCGGCCACCGATGCCGCCCGCGAGGCCTCAGGCGCGCCGCACCTTGTTCGCGAAGGTCTGGCGGAACTTCTCGACCTTGGGCGCGACCACGAACGCGCAATAGCCTTGCTGCGGGTGCTTCTCGAAGTAGTTCTGGTGGTAGTCCTCGGCCGGCCAGTACGAGCGCAGCGGCGCGATCTCGGTGACCACCGGGCGGTCGAACAGCTGCGCCGCCACGTGCGCGACCACGCCGCGGATGACGGTCTCCTGCTCCGGCGCATGGAAATAGATCGCCGAGCGGTACTGCGGCCCGACGTCGTTGCCCTGCCGGTCCGGCGTGGTGGGGTCGTGGATCACGAAGAAGATCTCCAGGATCTCGCGCAGGCTGATGCGCGACGGATCGAACTCCACCTTCACCACTTCCGCATGGCCGGTGGTGCCGGTGCAGACCTGTTCATAGGTCGGGTGGTCGACATGGCCGTTGGCATAGCCGGATTCCACGTCGAGCACGCCCTCGACGCGGTCGTACACCGCTTCCGTGCACCAGAAGCAGCCGCCGCCCAGGGTGATGGTTTCGGTCGTGCGTGCATGCGACATCGCCAGCTCCTTGCAGGACAAGAACGGGAAGCCCGCAGCTTACCCAAGCACGGCCCCCGCAGGTGTTTCCTGCACAATCGCGCCGATCGCGTCAGTCCCGGCCCAGGTGCGCCGGCCCGCCGCACCGTCTTCACTGCAGACCAGTCCGCTCCATGCTCGATACCCTGGCCTCGTTCAAACCCTTCCTCGCCGCCCTGCTGCTGCCGCCGGTGCCGCTGATGCTGCTGGTGCTCGTCGGCATCCGCGTGATGACGCGCCACCGCGGCTGGGGCTTCCTGGTCGTGCTGCTGGCACTCGGCAGCATGTGGCTGACCTCGACCCAGGGCTTCGCCGCCGTGCTGCAGACCTATGCGCTGCGCGCGCCGCGCCCGCTCGGGCCGATCGACCTGCAGGCACTGCGCGACGAGGTGCACGCGCTCCCCCGCGGCGAGGCGCCGGCGGTGGCCATCCTCGTGCTGGGCGGGGGCATGAAGCCGCGCGCGCCGGAATACGGCGTCTCCGACCTGTCCGGCGCCTCGCTCGAGCGGCTGCGCTACGGCGTGTGGCTGTCGCGGCAGACCGGTGCACCGCTGGGCTTCAGCGGCGGCCTCGGCTGGGCCCAGCAGGACGGCGAACACCCGGAAGCCCGCATCGCCTCGCGCATCGCGAAGGAGGAATACGGCGTCACGCTGCGCTGGATCGAGGAGCACTCGCGCGACACCCGCGAGAACGCCGGCCGCTCCGCGCCGCTGCTGCGCCAGTCCGGCGTGAAGAAGGTGCTGCTGGTCACGCACGCCTGGCACATGCGCCGCGCGGCCCGCGCATTCGGCGAAGCGCTGGGCAGCGACGTGGCCGTGGTGCCGGCCCCGATGGGCTACTTCA is a window from the Caldimonas thermodepolymerans genome containing:
- a CDS encoding YdcF family protein, translated to MLDTLASFKPFLAALLLPPVPLMLLVLVGIRVMTRHRGWGFLVVLLALGSMWLTSTQGFAAVLQTYALRAPRPLGPIDLQALRDEVHALPRGEAPAVAILVLGGGMKPRAPEYGVSDLSGASLERLRYGVWLSRQTGAPLGFSGGLGWAQQDGEHPEARIASRIAKEEYGVTLRWIEEHSRDTRENAGRSAPLLRQSGVKKVLLVTHAWHMRRAARAFGEALGSDVAVVPAPMGYFNPRPDRLLDWLPSTEGIAQNRIALRELLGWIAGA
- the msrA gene encoding peptide-methionine (S)-S-oxide reductase MsrA, whose protein sequence is MSHARTTETITLGGGCFWCTEAVYDRVEGVLDVESGYANGHVDHPTYEQVCTGTTGHAEVVKVEFDPSRISLREILEIFFVIHDPTTPDRQGNDVGPQYRSAIYFHAPEQETVIRGVVAHVAAQLFDRPVVTEIAPLRSYWPAEDYHQNYFEKHPQQGYCAFVVAPKVEKFRQTFANKVRRA
- the pdxH gene encoding pyridoxamine 5'-phosphate oxidase translates to MNDKIADLRKSYERAELDESAAHHDPVAQFRQWFDEALAAQLPEPNAMTVATVGPDGRPSTRVVLIKGFDERGIVWYTNYHSRKGRELAANPYAALQFHWVELERVVRIEGRVEKVSEAESDAYYRSRPLDSRLGAWASPQSEVIPSRAVLVANAAKYGAKFGLNPPRPPHWGGFRLVPDCWEFWQGRKSRLHDRLRYRLQDGRWIRERLAP